One Agrobacterium tumefaciens genomic window carries:
- the repA gene encoding plasmid partitioning protein RepA: MNMAINIEASDFDQEILQQGELISDNLNMLRLEQYPPDAEKGLRSFSLAEVADYLGVTQNHIKKLHLEGKGPVPATTSSGRRTYTAEQMLELRHFLDKNGRSDFKRYVPHRRAGEPLQIVSVVNFKGGSGKTTTTAHLAQYLALTGHRVLAIDLDPQASLTSLHGIQPELDKNPSLFETLRYDEQRKSITEVIQSTNFPGLDIIPANLELQEYEYQTPLAASNKSSPEGRLFFTRISSALKEVDDRYDVVVIDCPPQLGYLTLTALTASTSVLITVHPQMLDIMSMSQFLLMLGGILESIKGAGARVKLNWFRYLVTRYEPTDGPQAQMVGFMQAMFSKRMLQNHMLKSTAISDAGITKQTLYEVEKHQFTRSTYDRALECLNAVNGEVTDLIHKAWGRK, encoded by the coding sequence ATGAACATGGCAATCAACATCGAGGCATCTGATTTTGATCAGGAGATTCTTCAGCAGGGAGAATTGATCTCTGACAATCTCAACATGCTCCGGTTGGAGCAATATCCACCGGATGCAGAAAAAGGTCTACGTTCCTTCTCGCTGGCCGAAGTCGCCGACTATCTCGGCGTGACGCAAAATCACATCAAGAAGCTTCACCTCGAAGGAAAGGGACCGGTCCCAGCGACCACCTCGTCGGGGCGCAGAACTTACACCGCCGAGCAGATGCTGGAACTTCGCCATTTCCTGGACAAGAACGGGCGCAGCGACTTTAAACGTTACGTTCCACATCGCAGGGCAGGAGAGCCGCTGCAGATCGTTTCGGTCGTCAATTTCAAAGGCGGCTCCGGCAAGACAACAACAACCGCCCACTTGGCTCAATATTTGGCTCTCACCGGCCATCGTGTTCTTGCCATCGATCTCGATCCTCAGGCCTCGCTGACGTCCCTTCACGGCATTCAGCCTGAGCTCGACAAAAACCCCTCTCTCTTCGAAACGCTCCGCTACGACGAGCAGCGCAAGTCAATCACTGAGGTCATCCAATCGACGAACTTTCCGGGGCTCGACATTATTCCGGCAAATCTCGAGCTCCAGGAATACGAGTACCAGACGCCACTAGCCGCATCGAACAAATCGTCGCCGGAGGGCAGGCTGTTCTTCACGCGCATTTCTAGCGCACTAAAGGAAGTCGACGATCGCTACGATGTCGTGGTGATCGACTGCCCACCGCAGCTTGGTTATCTCACCCTGACCGCGCTGACAGCATCCACCTCCGTCCTGATCACAGTCCATCCGCAAATGCTCGACATCATGTCGATGAGCCAGTTCCTCCTCATGCTCGGTGGAATCCTTGAATCGATCAAGGGAGCAGGTGCGCGCGTCAAGTTGAACTGGTTCAGGTATCTGGTGACGCGATATGAACCGACAGACGGCCCTCAGGCTCAGATGGTGGGGTTCATGCAGGCAATGTTCTCGAAGCGCATGCTGCAGAACCACATGTTGAAATCCACCGCCATCAGCGATGCCGGCATTACCAAGCAGACGCTTTATGAGGTGGAGAAGCACCAATTCACTCGATCAACCTACGATCGCGCTCTCGAATGCCTCAATGCCGTGAACGGCGAAGTCACAGACCTCATTCATAAGGCATGGGGACGCAAATGA
- the repB gene encoding plasmid partitioning protein RepB, with translation MARNHSLAKFVQPSAEEHQKTADARAEYTRRGASRSMMQSLDELAETSIRMLEGETVVALDPDLLEGSFVADRIGDDQEDYIQLREAIRQSGQSTPILVRPHPAAEGRYMIVFGHRRARAARDLRIPVRAVIKPLEDIAHVIAQGQENTARSDLTFVEKALFARKLVANGMSKDVVKIALTIDDTLLSRMLAVAETVPETVFDAVGAAKGVGRDRWEELKKLLQIPANAERACEFIRTDDFRHTAEAERFNVLLAELKTAKKPKKKQNASPSVRQFDVAAKSVAVTTKSSGKTFTLALTSKDASRFGAFLSDQLESLYQTFQREVQTEAGD, from the coding sequence ATGGCTAGAAACCACTCTTTGGCGAAGTTCGTACAGCCGTCAGCGGAAGAGCATCAGAAAACTGCGGACGCCCGCGCGGAGTATACCCGTCGTGGAGCTTCGCGTTCGATGATGCAGTCACTCGACGAACTGGCTGAGACTTCTATCCGCATGCTCGAAGGCGAGACGGTGGTTGCACTTGATCCTGACCTGCTTGAAGGTTCATTCGTTGCAGACCGCATCGGCGACGATCAAGAGGATTACATCCAGCTTCGCGAAGCAATCCGTCAATCGGGCCAGTCAACCCCGATACTCGTTCGCCCCCATCCGGCTGCCGAAGGGCGGTACATGATCGTCTTTGGGCATCGTCGTGCCCGTGCCGCGCGGGACCTTCGGATCCCAGTGCGGGCAGTGATCAAGCCCCTCGAAGACATCGCCCACGTGATCGCTCAGGGTCAAGAAAACACGGCTCGATCCGACCTGACCTTCGTCGAGAAGGCCCTCTTTGCCAGAAAGCTCGTCGCCAATGGTATGAGCAAGGATGTCGTGAAGATCGCCCTAACGATCGACGATACGCTTCTTTCGAGAATGCTGGCTGTCGCAGAGACCGTTCCCGAGACTGTTTTTGACGCTGTCGGCGCTGCAAAAGGCGTCGGACGCGATCGCTGGGAAGAACTGAAAAAGCTCCTCCAGATTCCAGCCAATGCTGAGAGGGCGTGTGAATTTATCCGCACGGATGATTTCCGCCATACGGCAGAAGCGGAGCGATTCAATGTTCTCCTGGCCGAACTTAAAACCGCAAAGAAGCCGAAAAAAAAACAGAACGCATCTCCGTCCGTTCGTCAGTTTGACGTAGCCGCAAAATCTGTTGCCGTGACGACCAAATCGTCCGGAAAAACATTTACGCTCGCGCTGACCTCGAAAGATGCATCGAGATTCGGAGCGTTTTTATCCGACCAGTTGGAGTCGCTCTATCAGACGTTCCAGCGTGAAGTGCAGACTGAAGCAGGAGATTAA
- the repC gene encoding plasmid replication protein RepC: protein MDTACVTTPFGRRSMTFALLAKHRQAEKTPPDIKRNKWKLFRAVCEAREDLDVSDRSLTVLDALLSFYPSDELSATNSMIVFPSNAQLSIRARGMTAATLRRHLAALVDAGLILRKDSPNGKRYARRSRAGDVSEAFGFSLAPLLSRAQEIETIAARMAADRELYQSAREKISLCRREITKLIYLARENAIPGDWAELYDRFRSFLSSLPRHPSLEELQALLSQLNEIRARIINLLEEHDNSRNMSANESQNERHIKDSQTYSQFESECGHEASNRVVPSQGSKFKQDTGHRENDHPAHQDAIRPAISLDTVLRACPEIKHYGPGGSITSWRDFVAASTILGSMLQINRPAFQAACRAMGPVNAAVVIACIFERAEEINSAGAYLRDLSRRACLRQFSAGPMLLALLRSRSRPS, encoded by the coding sequence ATGGATACCGCATGCGTGACGACGCCTTTTGGGCGGCGGTCGATGACGTTTGCCTTACTGGCAAAGCATAGGCAAGCCGAGAAAACACCGCCAGACATCAAACGTAACAAGTGGAAGCTCTTTCGGGCCGTCTGCGAGGCTCGTGAGGACCTTGACGTCAGTGACCGCTCTCTGACTGTCCTGGACGCGCTATTGTCCTTTTATCCATCGGACGAGCTTTCAGCAACGAACAGCATGATCGTGTTTCCGTCCAACGCTCAGCTTTCGATCCGAGCACGCGGGATGACTGCTGCGACGCTCAGACGGCATCTTGCCGCACTCGTTGATGCGGGTCTCATCCTGCGAAAGGACAGCCCAAACGGAAAGCGTTATGCTCGTAGGAGCAGGGCAGGGGACGTCAGCGAAGCCTTTGGCTTCAGTCTGGCACCGCTCTTGTCTCGTGCTCAGGAGATTGAGACAATTGCCGCCCGCATGGCTGCCGATCGTGAACTTTACCAATCCGCTCGAGAGAAAATCAGTCTCTGCCGCCGCGAGATCACCAAGCTAATCTATCTCGCCCGGGAAAACGCCATCCCAGGCGATTGGGCGGAGCTTTACGATCGCTTTCGGTCATTCTTGTCATCACTTCCGCGGCACCCCTCGCTTGAAGAACTTCAAGCACTTTTGTCACAACTGAATGAAATCCGCGCGCGGATCATCAACCTTTTGGAAGAACACGATAATTCTAGAAATATGAGCGCCAATGAATCCCAAAATGAGCGGCACATAAAGGATTCACAAACATATTCCCAATTTGAATCTGAATGCGGTCACGAAGCTTCAAACCGTGTGGTTCCATCTCAAGGATCTAAGTTCAAACAAGACACTGGACATCGAGAGAACGATCACCCAGCCCATCAGGATGCCATCCGTCCAGCCATTTCGTTGGATACAGTGTTACGTGCTTGCCCTGAAATCAAACACTATGGTCCAGGAGGTTCGATCACAAGCTGGAGAGACTTTGTGGCAGCAAGCACCATCCTAGGCTCCATGCTGCAGATCAATCGGCCCGCCTTTCAAGCCGCTTGCCGGGCGATGGGCCCGGTGAATGCAGCTGTAGTGATTGCCTGCATCTTTGAGAGGGCAGAGGAAATCAATTCCGCTGGTGCCTACCTCAGGGACCTTAGCCGGCGGGCATGCCTTCGGCAATTCAGTGCCGGCCCTATGCTCCTAGCGCTTCTTAGATCGAGATCAAGACCATCGTAA
- a CDS encoding RES family NAD+ phosphorylase, translating into MISLPPSPLPASNSHEIKAGTRFHRVHDHRFESCSFNPGKGRPSRFAPLFLGSDPIPTQYLATDYECAVHETIFHDVPIDEPSKAVGVDNIKPLAHSVIELKRDLVLVPLFAPDLAKWGVSRSNLIDTTAADYHITAQWALAIHQSRPDAHGLIWTSKRCDPQQAVVLFGDRVAEADLLEISNVPIYSDVGEMRQIVAFAARVDITLVL; encoded by the coding sequence ATGATTTCTCTGCCGCCATCACCCCTCCCCGCCTCGAACTCTCACGAGATCAAGGCGGGGACGAGATTCCACAGAGTTCATGATCACCGTTTCGAAAGCTGCTCTTTTAACCCTGGAAAAGGTCGTCCCAGCCGTTTTGCACCGCTATTCCTAGGCAGCGATCCGATCCCGACGCAATATCTTGCGACCGATTACGAGTGCGCGGTCCATGAAACGATTTTTCACGACGTGCCGATTGACGAGCCGAGCAAGGCCGTCGGCGTCGACAATATCAAGCCGCTCGCTCATTCGGTCATCGAGTTGAAGCGCGATCTCGTTCTGGTCCCGCTGTTCGCCCCTGATCTGGCCAAGTGGGGCGTCAGCAGGTCGAATCTCATCGACACGACGGCCGCTGATTATCACATCACAGCCCAGTGGGCACTAGCGATCCACCAAAGCCGGCCGGACGCGCATGGCTTGATCTGGACGTCAAAACGTTGTGATCCGCAGCAGGCAGTGGTTTTGTTCGGAGATCGCGTCGCAGAGGCCGATCTGCTCGAGATCAGCAATGTTCCGATCTATTCGGATGTTGGAGAAATGAGGCAGATCGTTGCCTTTGCCGCTCGTGTCGATATCACCCTCGTCCTGTAA
- a CDS encoding MarR family transcriptional regulator translates to MTRALKTQLHNLAFSGLILHEILDHPLEDETPQARLKEIGMMTILYTMSQAHQKLTLSNIVEITGLTRSGAKETVDLLVKRGMLNETMGTNSMGRGTARQFEISEDLLKKLSTFES, encoded by the coding sequence ATGACAAGAGCGCTCAAGACACAATTGCACAACCTCGCCTTCTCCGGACTGATCCTCCATGAAATCCTCGACCATCCACTGGAAGACGAAACACCACAGGCGCGGCTGAAGGAGATCGGCATGATGACGATCTTGTACACGATGAGCCAGGCTCATCAGAAGCTAACCCTTTCCAATATCGTTGAAATTACTGGATTGACGCGGAGCGGAGCAAAGGAGACTGTCGATCTTCTGGTCAAGCGGGGAATGCTGAATGAAACCATGGGCACGAATTCCATGGGGCGGGGAACCGCGCGTCAGTTCGAGATATCGGAAGACCTTCTGAAAAAGCTGAGCACCTTCGAAAGCTGA
- a CDS encoding lytic transglycosylase domain-containing protein, with protein MSAAFVDIAQNCAPMVQVETLAAIVSLESRFLPFNIRINSGMPLPAQPASKAEAIEVATSLIADHQDIQIGLGGIGVEELRKFNLSVSDAFDPCQNLKATATLLDGYYRLALRFGADTQRAETVMLQSWYGRDDPSVGEMVRYDEQVRKEAKRLSPKLASIAIDGPLDREDAPEEQAHEQLAQPVPNQVAQTEETASWDVFRSRRHSSVLIFQHDPSEQSE; from the coding sequence ATGAGTGCCGCATTCGTCGATATCGCGCAGAATTGCGCGCCGATGGTTCAGGTTGAAACGCTGGCCGCCATCGTCAGCCTGGAGAGCCGGTTCCTTCCTTTCAATATCCGCATCAATAGCGGCATGCCGCTTCCCGCGCAGCCCGCCAGCAAGGCGGAGGCGATCGAGGTGGCGACGTCCCTGATAGCGGATCACCAGGATATCCAGATCGGGCTTGGCGGTATCGGCGTGGAGGAGCTTCGCAAATTCAACCTCTCCGTTTCCGACGCCTTTGATCCGTGCCAGAACCTCAAGGCGACAGCCACTCTACTCGATGGCTACTACCGTCTTGCCCTGCGTTTCGGTGCTGATACGCAGCGGGCCGAAACGGTGATGCTCCAGTCCTGGTACGGACGGGACGACCCGTCCGTCGGTGAGATGGTCCGGTATGACGAGCAGGTGCGGAAGGAGGCGAAACGCCTCTCTCCGAAACTCGCGTCGATCGCCATCGACGGGCCGCTTGATCGCGAGGATGCCCCGGAGGAGCAGGCTCACGAACAATTGGCCCAGCCCGTCCCCAACCAAGTCGCCCAAACCGAAGAAACCGCATCATGGGACGTGTTCCGTTCCAGACGGCACTCTTCTGTTCTCATTTTCCAGCATGACCCATCGGAGCAGAGTGAATGA
- a CDS encoding TrbC/VirB2 family protein: MISRTSFRPHAASTLMAVVIVACFVEPALAQSSGIETVLQNIVTMLTGNIARLLAIIAVIIICIAWMFGYMDLRKAGFWIIGIGGIFGATELVNTIVGG; encoded by the coding sequence ATGATCTCCAGAACCAGCTTTCGTCCCCATGCGGCCTCCACGCTCATGGCCGTCGTTATTGTCGCTTGCTTCGTCGAACCGGCCTTAGCCCAATCCTCCGGCATCGAAACCGTGCTGCAGAACATCGTCACCATGCTCACCGGCAATATTGCCCGCCTGCTGGCGATCATCGCCGTGATCATTATCTGCATTGCCTGGATGTTCGGCTATATGGATCTGAGAAAGGCCGGCTTCTGGATCATTGGTATCGGCGGTATTTTCGGGGCCACCGAGCTGGTCAACACCATCGTCGGCGGTTGA
- a CDS encoding type IV secretion system protein VirB3, translating into MASTPVLEEDTLFLACTRPAMIAGVTMEAMGINIMLTTVLYITAGSIAYALVGVIFHLVFRALVKHDHNMFRILLAWVGTRGRSRNAAYWGGATLSPLKLVRRYDERDLSLA; encoded by the coding sequence ATGGCGAGCACTCCCGTCCTTGAGGAAGACACGCTGTTCCTGGCCTGCACGCGCCCGGCGATGATTGCCGGCGTGACCATGGAAGCGATGGGCATCAACATCATGCTGACCACCGTCCTCTATATCACCGCAGGATCGATCGCGTACGCGCTTGTCGGCGTCATCTTCCATCTCGTGTTCCGGGCGCTCGTCAAGCACGACCACAATATGTTCCGCATTCTGCTTGCCTGGGTCGGGACCCGCGGCCGCTCGCGCAACGCGGCCTATTGGGGTGGTGCAACACTCTCGCCGTTGAAGCTTGTCCGGCGCTACGACGAAAGGGATCTGAGCCTTGCCTAG
- a CDS encoding VirB4 family type IV secretion/conjugal transfer ATPase, whose protein sequence is MRSRELGPETFIPYVRHVDETTIALNSRALMTVLVLEGVSFETADVLDLNGLHRSLNTLYRNIADERLALWTHVIRRRDNDYPEGHFTNRFSDSLNARYRERMVREDLFRNDLYLTLVWSPSHNPTEKAANLLSRLRKARRSGMELDEAALKHLQDKVIDVAAGLKRFAPRVLSLHELDGILFSEPSEFLHQLVGGRREPVPLTEGRISSAIYSDRVIFGRETVEIRHEAETRYAGMFGFKEYPATTRSGMLDGILTAPFELVLTQSFAFTSKADARTIMGRKQNQMVSAADKAASQIEELGEAMDDLESNRFVMGEHHLGLAVFAPTVKELADHMAKARAHLTSGGAVVAREDLGLEAAWWAQLPGNLRYRARSGAITSRNFAALSPYHSYPTGQKDGNEWGPAVAMLKTASGSPFYFNFHHSDLGNTFVCGPSGAGKTVLLNFMLSQLEKHDPHMVFFDKDRGADLFVRAAGGTYLPLRNGVPTGCAPLKALDLTPENRIFLARWIGKLAGAATRELNVSELRDIAAAVDGLADLPVERRSIGALRTFLNNTDPEGIASRLRRWERGGPLGWVFDNDLDDIGIGARFIGYDMTDFLDNEEIRTPLMGYLFYRVEQLVDGRRIIIVIDESWRVLEEEEFLALAQNKLKTFRKQNGLMVFSTQSPRDAIKSPIAHTIIEQCPTQIFLPNPRGDRADYVDGFKLTEREFELISRELSLESRRFIVKQGHNSVVAELNLNGFDDELAILSGRTVNVELADAIRAELGEGHQDWLTVFQQRRRTS, encoded by the coding sequence ATGCGGTCCCGAGAGCTCGGGCCGGAGACCTTCATCCCCTATGTACGCCATGTCGACGAGACCACCATCGCGCTCAATTCCCGCGCGCTGATGACCGTGCTCGTGCTCGAGGGCGTCTCCTTCGAAACCGCCGATGTTCTGGATCTCAACGGGCTGCACCGCAGCCTCAATACGCTCTATCGCAATATTGCCGACGAGCGGTTGGCGCTCTGGACGCATGTCATCCGCCGTCGCGACAACGACTATCCTGAAGGGCACTTCACCAATCGTTTTTCCGATAGTCTCAATGCCAGATACCGCGAGCGGATGGTGCGCGAAGATCTGTTCCGCAACGATCTCTATCTCACCCTTGTCTGGTCTCCGAGCCACAATCCCACCGAAAAGGCAGCCAATCTCCTTTCCCGTCTGCGCAAAGCGCGCCGATCCGGCATGGAGCTGGACGAAGCGGCGCTCAAGCACCTGCAGGACAAGGTGATTGACGTCGCTGCCGGGCTGAAGCGCTTCGCCCCTCGTGTTCTGTCTCTCCATGAGCTCGACGGGATCCTGTTCTCCGAGCCGAGCGAGTTTCTTCATCAACTTGTCGGCGGGCGGCGTGAACCCGTGCCCCTGACGGAGGGGCGGATTTCATCGGCGATCTATTCGGACCGGGTGATCTTCGGCCGCGAGACGGTGGAAATTCGACATGAGGCGGAAACCCGTTATGCCGGCATGTTCGGCTTCAAAGAATATCCGGCAACGACGCGCAGCGGCATGCTCGATGGCATCCTGACCGCTCCTTTCGAACTTGTCCTGACGCAGTCCTTTGCCTTCACCTCGAAGGCGGACGCCCGCACGATCATGGGCCGCAAGCAGAACCAGATGGTCAGCGCCGCCGACAAGGCCGCCTCGCAGATTGAGGAGCTTGGCGAGGCGATGGACGATCTCGAATCCAACCGCTTCGTGATGGGCGAGCATCACCTCGGCCTTGCGGTCTTCGCTCCGACCGTCAAGGAACTGGCCGACCATATGGCGAAGGCACGCGCGCATCTGACCAGCGGTGGCGCTGTTGTCGCCCGCGAGGATCTGGGGCTTGAGGCCGCCTGGTGGGCGCAGCTGCCGGGCAATCTCCGCTATCGTGCGCGCTCGGGAGCGATTACCTCCCGCAATTTTGCAGCACTTTCACCCTATCATTCCTATCCGACAGGCCAGAAGGACGGCAATGAATGGGGCCCGGCGGTTGCCATGCTGAAGACGGCCTCAGGATCGCCGTTCTATTTCAATTTCCATCACAGCGATCTCGGCAACACCTTTGTCTGCGGCCCATCGGGTGCCGGCAAGACGGTGCTCCTCAACTTCATGCTCTCACAGCTCGAGAAGCATGATCCGCATATGGTGTTCTTCGACAAGGACAGGGGCGCCGACCTGTTCGTTCGCGCCGCTGGCGGCACCTATCTGCCGCTCAGGAATGGTGTGCCGACCGGCTGCGCACCGCTGAAAGCGCTTGATCTGACACCAGAGAACAGGATATTTCTCGCTCGCTGGATCGGCAAGCTGGCGGGAGCGGCGACACGGGAACTGAATGTCAGCGAGCTGCGCGATATCGCAGCCGCGGTCGACGGTCTGGCGGACCTTCCCGTCGAGCGCCGCTCCATCGGCGCCCTGCGCACCTTCCTCAACAATACCGATCCAGAAGGCATTGCCTCGCGGCTCCGGCGCTGGGAAAGGGGAGGGCCGCTCGGCTGGGTCTTCGACAACGATCTGGATGATATCGGGATCGGCGCCAGGTTTATCGGCTATGACATGACCGACTTCCTCGACAACGAGGAGATCCGCACGCCGCTGATGGGCTATTTGTTCTACCGTGTCGAGCAACTGGTCGATGGCCGCCGGATCATCATCGTTATCGACGAGTCTTGGCGCGTGCTGGAGGAGGAAGAATTCCTCGCTCTTGCCCAGAACAAGCTGAAAACCTTTCGCAAGCAAAACGGGCTGATGGTGTTTTCCACTCAAAGCCCGCGTGACGCTATCAAATCACCGATTGCCCATACGATCATCGAACAGTGCCCGACGCAGATTTTTCTGCCCAACCCGCGCGGCGACCGCGCCGACTATGTCGACGGTTTCAAGCTGACCGAGCGCGAATTCGAACTGATCTCCCGCGAGCTTTCGCTCGAAAGCCGGCGCTTCATCGTCAAGCAGGGCCACAACAGCGTGGTGGCCGAACTGAACCTCAATGGCTTCGACGATGAGCTCGCGATCCTGTCGGGTCGGACAGTGAATGTGGAACTGGCGGATGCCATCCGCGCCGAACTCGGCGAGGGACACCAGGACTGGTTGACCGTGTTCCAGCAAAGAAGGAGGACATCATGA
- the virB5 gene encoding P-type DNA transfer protein VirB5, with protein MIRNGRTGLLLATVTLLASVGLVNAQGIPVTDQAAIAKQIESIAQLKSQLDALNQQLQQAQQLYGSLNKITNMADVASLLNDSSIRKALPQNFNAIESLFKGSASGVFGDSASKFLEGNSTYRTNANDFYAQELSRVQNRNAGQLSLGQQIYDAATKRIDGIDELRQKISSAADAKDIADLQARLQAETAFLQTDVLRMQGLQMVQQAQVQVDDQRKAEDWRQRMDTMGAALK; from the coding sequence ATGATCCGTAACGGCAGGACAGGGCTCTTGCTGGCAACCGTCACGCTGCTGGCGTCGGTCGGTCTAGTGAATGCTCAGGGCATTCCCGTTACCGACCAGGCGGCGATCGCCAAACAGATCGAGAGTATCGCCCAGCTCAAGTCCCAGCTTGATGCGCTGAACCAGCAGCTACAGCAGGCGCAGCAGCTCTATGGCTCGCTGAACAAAATCACCAACATGGCCGATGTCGCCAGCCTGCTCAACGATTCCTCGATCCGCAAGGCGCTCCCGCAAAACTTCAATGCCATCGAAAGCTTGTTCAAGGGCTCGGCAAGCGGCGTCTTCGGCGACTCGGCCTCGAAATTTCTCGAGGGCAATTCCACTTACCGTACCAACGCGAACGATTTCTACGCGCAGGAACTCTCACGCGTCCAGAACAGGAACGCCGGACAATTAAGTCTCGGCCAGCAGATTTATGATGCCGCCACCAAGCGGATCGACGGCATCGATGAGCTTCGGCAGAAAATCTCTAGTGCCGCCGACGCCAAGGACATCGCCGATCTGCAGGCGCGCTTGCAGGCCGAAACCGCCTTTCTGCAAACCGATGTCCTTCGCATGCAGGGCCTGCAGATGGTCCAGCAGGCGCAGGTGCAGGTCGATGACCAGCGAAAGGCCGAGGACTGGCGCCAGCGTATGGACACCATGGGAGCAGCCCTCAAATGA
- a CDS encoding EexN family lipoprotein, producing MRWLVSGLMMLLLSACSSEERIYTVDELVTDAALLTKIIGECRNNPGELSDTANCRNAEASDGKLRLERMRKSLGG from the coding sequence ATGAGATGGTTGGTTTCCGGTTTGATGATGCTTCTCCTGTCGGCCTGTTCCTCTGAGGAGAGGATATACACCGTCGATGAACTGGTCACCGACGCGGCCCTTCTGACGAAAATCATCGGGGAATGCCGAAACAATCCCGGTGAACTTAGCGACACCGCCAATTGCCGTAATGCCGAAGCCTCCGACGGCAAGCTCCGCCTCGAACGCATGCGCAAGTCGCTCGGAGGCTGA
- a CDS encoding type IV secretion system protein: MYQVFSFVDGQFKAPLENFISTGTSNIANWVSGPLTAALTLYVVLYGYLVLRGSVQEPILEFAFRAIKLAIIVMLVRNASDYQTYVTNIFFDTLPKEIAEALNSGTSPSASTFDSLLDKGQKCAYEIWSRASWPVDIVTGVGGMLVIGASFLVAAIGYIVSLYARLALAIVLAIGPIFIALAMFQSTRRFTESWIGQLVNFVILQVLVVAIGSLLITCIDTTFTAIEGYSDVLMRPIALCAICIAALYVFYQLPGIASALAAGGASLTYGYGAARDAHESTLAWATSHTVRAVGRGTRAVGRRLTPNRAE, from the coding sequence ATGTATCAGGTATTCAGTTTCGTCGACGGGCAGTTCAAGGCGCCACTCGAAAACTTCATTTCCACCGGCACCTCGAACATCGCCAACTGGGTCAGCGGCCCGCTCACGGCGGCACTAACACTGTATGTTGTGCTCTACGGTTATCTCGTGCTGCGTGGCTCGGTGCAGGAACCGATCCTGGAATTCGCCTTCCGGGCCATAAAACTTGCCATCATCGTCATGCTGGTGAGGAACGCCAGCGACTACCAGACCTACGTCACCAACATCTTTTTCGACACCCTGCCGAAGGAGATCGCCGAGGCACTGAACTCCGGGACGTCCCCGAGCGCATCGACTTTCGACAGCCTGCTGGATAAGGGCCAGAAGTGCGCTTATGAGATCTGGTCCCGCGCCTCCTGGCCGGTAGACATTGTCACCGGCGTTGGCGGTATGCTGGTGATCGGCGCAAGCTTTCTCGTCGCGGCCATCGGCTATATCGTCTCGCTTTATGCCCGTCTGGCGCTCGCCATCGTTCTGGCGATCGGGCCGATCTTCATCGCACTCGCCATGTTCCAGTCGACGCGCCGGTTTACCGAATCCTGGATTGGTCAGCTGGTGAACTTCGTCATTCTGCAGGTGCTGGTCGTTGCCATCGGCTCGCTGCTGATCACCTGTATCGACACGACCTTCACCGCGATCGAAGGGTACAGCGATGTGTTGATGCGTCCGATCGCGCTCTGCGCCATCTGCATCGCCGCTCTCTATGTCTTCTATCAATTGCCCGGCATCGCTTCGGCGCTCGCCGCCGGCGGGGCATCGTTGACCTATGGCTATGGCGCGGCCCGGGACGCGCATGAAAGCACACTCGCCTGGGCTACCTCGCACACGGTGAGGGCAGTTGGCCGCGGAACACGCGCTGTCGGCCGCCGACTGACACCAAACCGGGCGGAATGA